The proteins below are encoded in one region of Oncorhynchus tshawytscha isolate Ot180627B linkage group LG04, Otsh_v2.0, whole genome shotgun sequence:
- the LOC112235741 gene encoding UDP-glucuronosyltransferase 2C1-like → MHQFILVLITLLVLWPPTVHGGKVLVFPVEGSHWINMNVIIEALHSRGHSVSVVRPSDSWYIKETSPHYSSIPIDIPGGFDEDFATVFVGRLLEIQREGKGAWARFKLEMELTVKAGEMHEKICEMLTYIFENKELMKSLQDAKYDLVLTDPAMAGGVILAHYLSLPVVFNVRWTIHGEGHFAIAPSPLSYVPMVGAELTDKMTFLEKVKNVLIYGMSAAQIAHAISPQYTALVSQYFGPEVDYFSLFQAADLWLMRVDFVFEFPRPTMPNVIYMGGFQCKPAKPLPQDLEEFVHSSGEHGVIIMSLGTLVAQLPRDLTDELAAAFSQLPQKVIWRHKGDRPTTLGNNTLLVDWMPQNDLLGHPKTRLFVAHGGTNGVQEAIYHGVPIVGLPLIFDQPDNLHKMKARGAAKILDIFTISRDIFLQALQEVLNEPSYRMNMQRLSRLHRDVPMEPLDTALFWIEFVMRHKGAAHLRTESYRMPWYSYHSVDVMVFLLAVVLLIMLTTVAIIRCLCFRMYSRLKIKHE, encoded by the coding sequence ATGCATCAGTTTATATTAGTCTTAATCACACTCCTGGTCTTATGGCCACCTACTGTTCATGGTGGGAAGGTCCTGGTGTTTCCAGTGGAAGGCAGCCATTGGATCAACATGAATGTCATTATTGAAGCGCTGCATTCAAGAGGTCACAGTGTGTCAGTAGTACGGCCATCAGACAGCTGGTACATCAAGGAAACCTCCCCTCACTACAGTTCAATCCCAATTGATATTCCTGGTGGATTTGATGAGGACTTTGCCACAGTGTTTGTGGGTAGACTTCtggagatccagagagagggaaagggtgcATGGGCTCGTTTTAAACTGGAAATGGAGCTCACGGTAAAAGCCGGAGAGATGCATGAAAAGatttgtgaaatgcttacatacataTTTGAGAATAAAGAGCTGATGAAATCTCTCCAGGATGCAAAGTACGACTTGGTTCTGACTGATCCTGCTATGGCAGGGGGAGTTATACTGGCACATTACCTTAGTTTACCCGTTGTTTTTAATGTCAGATGGACCATTCACGGTGAAGGTCATTTTGCTAtagctccctctcctctttcatatGTTCCTATGGTAGGGGCAGAGTTAACGGACAAAATGACTTTTCTTGAGAAAGTAAAAAATGTACTGATTTATGGAATGAGCGCTGCTCAGATTGCACATGCTATTAGTCCACAATACACTGCCTTGGTTAGTCAGTACTTTGGTCCTGAGGTCGACTATTTCTCATTGTTTCAAGCTGCTGATTTATGGCTCATGAGAGTTGACTTTGTGTTTGAGTTCCCTCGTCCCACCATGCCTAATGTTATCTATATGGGAGGGTTCCAGTGTAAACCTGCCAAGCCTCTTCCCCAAGACCTGGAGGAGTTTGTTCATAGTTCAGGGGAACATGGAGTCATTATCATGTCTTTGGGAACCTTAGTTGCACAGCTTCCTCGTGATTTAACTGATGAATTGGCTGCTGCTTTTTCCCAACTGCCTCAGAAGGTAATCTGGAGACACAAAGGAGACAGGCCAACTACTCTGGGCAACAACACCTTACTAGTTGACTGGATGCCTCAGAATGATCTGTTAGGACACCCTAAGACAAGGCTGTTTGTGGCTCATGGAGGAACAAATGGGGTTCAAGAGGCTATCTACCACGGTGTTCCAATAGTAGGCTTACCACTGATTTTTGATCAACCTGACAATCTTCACAAAATGAAAGCCAGAGGAGCAGCGAAGATCCTGGATATTTTTACAATAAGCAGGGATATCTTCCTCCAGGCCTTACAGGAAGTTCTGAATGAGCCGTCCTACAGGATGAACATGCAGAGACTCTCCAGGCTACACCGGGACGTGCCAATGGAACCCCTGGACACTGCCCTCTTCTGGATTGAGTTTGTCATGAGACACAAAGGTGCTGCTCACCTGCGTACAGAGTCCTACAGAATGCCCTGGTACTCCTACCACTCTGTAGATGTAATGGTGTTTTTACTGGCTGTTGTGCTACTTATTATGCTGACTACTGTTGCAATCATCAGGTGTTTATGCTTCAGGATGTATAGTAGACTAAAAATTAAACATGAATGA